DNA from Limnohabitans sp.:
TGTTGTGGTTCATTTATGGCTACAGCCTGGCGTTCACCGAGGGCAATGCCTTCATCGGCGGTTTTGACCGCCTGTTCATGAAAGGCATTTGGGACAACGCAGCAGGCACCTTTGCCAACGCAGCCACCTTCAGCAAAGGGGTGGTCATTCCTGAAATCTCGTTCGCCGCTTTCCAGGCCACGTTCGCAGGCATCACTTGCGCGCTGATCGTGGGTGCATTCGCTGAGCGCATCAAGTTCTCTGCCGTGCTGGCCTTCATGGTGCTGTGGTTCACCTTCAGCTACCTGCCTGTCGCCCACATGGTCTGGTTCTGGATGGGTCCTGACGCCTACACCGCCAAAGAAGTCGCCGACGAAATGACATCCAAAGCCGGTCTGATCTGGCAGTGGGGCGCGCTGGACTTCGCTGGCGGCACCGTGGTGCACATCAACGCCGCTGTGGCTGGCTTGGTTGGTGCCTTCATGGTGGGCAAGCGCGTGGGTTATGGCCGTGAAGCCATGGCCCCACACAGCCTGACTTTGACCATGGTGGGCGCGTCCTTGCTGTGGGTGGGTTGGTTCGGCTTCAACGCGGGCTCGGCTCTCGAAGCCAACGGTTTCGCAGCGCTGGCCTTCATCAACACCTTGGTCGCCACAGCCGGTGCTGTGCTGGCCTGGTGTGTGGGTGAAGCCATGATGCGCGGCAAAGCCTCCATGCTGGGTGCGGCCTCGGGTGCTGTGGCCGGTTTGGTGGCCATCACGCCAGCCGCAGGCAACGTCGGCATCGGCGGTGGTTTGGTGATCGGCATCGTGGCGGGCTTTGCATGCTTGTGGGGTGTGAACGGTCTGAAAAAGATGCTCGGTGCGGACGACTCGCTGGACGTGTTCGGTGTGCACGGTGTGGGCGGTATCGTCGGCGCCTTGTTGACCGGCGTGTTCAACTCGCCCGCTTTGGGTGGCCCCAGCGCCGTGGGCGACTGGGTCACGGTGGCCATGATCGCGCCCGACGCTTACTCCATCGCTGGGCAAGTGTGGACCCAGGCCAAGGCTGTGCTGCTGACCATCGTCTGGTCGGGCGTGGTCTCGGTGGTCGCCTTCAAGATCGTTGACCTGACCATTGGTCTGCGTGTCACCGAAGAAGAAGAGCGCGAAGGTCTGGACATTGCATCGCACGGCGAGTCGGCCTACCACGGCTAAAAGCCAGCCAAGACAAGTTTCATTGCAAGCGGTGGCGCAAGCCGCCCTTTCATCTGCCCGCAGCGCTCAGGTTCTGCGGGCTGTTTCTTTGGGTGTGCGGTTTCGGTGGCGATTGATCGAGGTACGTTCCTTGTTGGGGTAGTCGAACGCGCCATACGCTCGGGCACAATGGATTTCATGCACGCATCTGACTTGTCTTCACCCACTTGGGCCGCCATCACCACAGAGCCCAATGGCTTGGGCGAATCGCCGTTTTGGCACCCGCAAGAGCAGCACTTGTATTGGGTGGACATTCCCGGGCAGCGCATTGGCCGTGTGGCGGTGCAGGGTTTGCAGACCCAAGGGCCGGTGGCGTATTGGCCCTTGGCGCAAGAGCCCGGCTGCATCGCGCCGGTGCAAGGGGGCGGCCTGGTCATGGCCCTGCGTGATGGCATTTACTTGGCGCGCGAGTGGGGTGGCTCATTGCTCCAGCTGGCCGCCGCACCTTATGACACGGCCAAGCTGCGTTTCAACGATGGCAAGTGCGATGCTCAAGGCCGATTTTGGGCCGGCAGTTTGTATGAGCCCAAAGACCAGGCGCTGGGCGTGCTTTACATGCTGGATGGCCAAGGGCTGCACGCCATGGTGGGCGGTGAGAAAGACGGTGGGAACCATGGCGTGGTGACGGCTAACGGCTTGGCTTGGTCGCCCGACGGCCGCACCGCCTACTGGGCCGACACCGCTGCGCACCAGGTGCGGGCGTTTGACGTGGATGCGGCCACCGGCCAACTGAGCGCGGGGCGTGTGTTCCACCAAATGACGCCCAAGCCCGCTGGCTGGGTTTGGGGCAGCGCTGCGCCCTACGGCGGACGACCCGACGGCGCGGCGGTGGATGCTGAGGGCTGCTATTGGTCCGCCCAATACGAGGGCGGACGATTGCTGCGCATCGCACCCAGTGGCCAGGTGCTGGCCGAAGTGCCCACCCCGGCGCTTTGCCCCACCATGCCCTGCTTTGGCGGCGCGGACATGAAAACCCTGTTCATCACCACATCGCGCCAAGGTCGCAGTGAGGCCGAGCTGGCGCAGTACCCCGGTTCTGGGTGCGTATGGGCGATGCGGGTGGAGGTGGCGGGGTTGCCGGTGAATGGTTTTAAGGTTCAGACCTACAAAAAACTGGCGGATTGGGGTATTGAGCCCTTGCCTGCGCGCGGTACTCAAATCACCAATGAACTCATTGATCGCCTGCGTGATGCGGAAGGGATTTGAAATCGTTTGATTTTTCCTCAATCCCCATCAATTTCCCACAACCCCAACGTTCAAAAAATTCACACAGCCCCATAAGGCTGGGGGTTACCATCTTGGCCCATGGAAGCTGAACTCAATACCCTCATCGACGCCGTGCGTCAGGCCGCTGCGGATGGCCGCACTTTGCGCTTGCGCGGTGGTGGCAGCAAAGATTTTTGGGGCCAGAGCCTCACGGACGAGGTGCTGGACACCCGGGCCTACCAGGGCATCGTGAGTTACGAGCCCAGCGAATTGGTGGTCACGGCCCGATGCGGCACGCCGCTGGCCGAGCTGGAAGCCGCTTTGGCCGAGAAGGGGCAGTGCCTGGCGTTTGAGCCGCCGCACTTTGGCCCCGGCGCTACGGTGGGCGGCATGGTGGCCGCAGGCCTGAGCGGCCCGGCCCGCGCTACCGCTGGCGCTGTGCGCGACTTTGTTTTGGGTGCGCGCTTCATCAACGGTTTGGGTGAGCACCTGACCTTTGGCGGTCAGGTCATGAAAAACGTGGCCGGCTACGACGTGAGCCGCCTCATGGCGGGCAGCTGGGGCACCCTGGGCCTGATCACCGAGGTCAGTCTGAAAGTCTTGCCCGTGGCACCGGCCGAGGCCACGCTGATGATCGCGGGTTTGGCCCAAGGTCCGGCGTTGGATTTGCTCCACCGCTGGGGCGGCCAGCCCCTGCCCCTGAATGCCAGTGCTTGGGTGCGCGACACCACCGCCCAACCGGTGGCCGACTATTTGTTTGTGCGCCTGCGCGGTGCGGTGGCGGCGGTGCAGTCGGCCACCGGCAAGATGGCGGCCGATGCCATGGCTTTGGGCGAGCAAGTGCAAGCCATGGACAATGCCGAAGCCGCGCAAGACTGGCGCGCCAGCGCCGAGCAGTCGCTGGCCTTCTTTGATGCACCTAACCCCGACGCTTGCCTGTGGCGTCTGTCGGTGCCGCAAACCGCGCCGGTTTTGGATTTGCCCTACGCCACCTACATTGAATGGCAAGGCGCGCAGCGCTGGCTGTGGGCGCCTGCCACGGCGGCTGTGGCCTTGCGCGAACTGGCTCAATCTGTCGGTGGTCATGCCACCTTGTTCCGCGCCAGTGCCGCCCATGCCGAAGTGGACAAAGCTGTTGGCGTGAACTCCCCGCTGGATACCGTGCAGCAACGCGTTCAGCAGCAACTGCAAAAACAGTTCGACCCGAAAGGCGTGTTCGCCACCGGTCGAATGCACCCCCTCTGAGGCGAATCGTCATGCAAACCAATCTCGCCCCCGAATACCAAAACACCCCCGACGGCTTGGCGGCCGAAGCCATTTTGCGCAAGTGCGTGCACTGCGGCTTTTGCACCGCCACTTGCCCCACCTACCAACTGCTGGGCGACGAGCTGGATGGCCCGCGTGGCCGCATCTATTTGATGAAGGCGGTGCTCGAAGGTGAAACGCCCACCCGCAAAACCCAGATGCACTTGGATCGGTGCCTGACCTGCCGCAACTGCGAAAGCACATGCCCCAGCGGCGTGCAATACGGCCACTTGGTGGACATCGGCCGCAAGCTGGTGGACGCCAAAGTCGAACGCCCCGCTGGAGAAAAACTGGTGCGCTGGGCGCTCAAAGAGGGCTTGCCGTCGCCCCTGTTTGCCCCCGCCATGAAGATGGGCCAAATGGTGCGAGGCCTGCTGCCTGACAGCCTGAAAGCCAAAGTGCCTGCGCCGCAAAACGCCGGTGCCTGGCCCACCCGCACGCATGCGCGCAAGGTGCTGATGCTGGCCGGTTGCGTGCAGCCGAGCATGAGCCCCAACATCAACACCGCCACCGCCCGCGTGCTGGATGCTGCAGGTATTCAGGCGGTGACCGCCCCCAAGGCCGGTTGCTGCGGCGCGGTCAAGTTCCACCTGAACGACCACGACGGCGGCAAAGACCACATGCGCGCCAACATCGACGCCTGGTGGCCGCTGGTGGAGAGCGGCGACGTCGAAGCCATCGTCATGAACGCCTCGGGCTGCGGCGTCATGGTCAAGGACTACGGCCATGTGCTCAAAGACGACCCGCACTACGCCGACAAAGCCGCCCGCATCGGTGCCCTGACACGCGACCTGAGCGAATTGCTGCCCGAGCTGGTGCCGCTGCTCAAAGACAAGCTCAAACCTGAAGCTCTGCAAGCCGCAGGCCTGCAGGCCTACCACCCGCCTTGCACGCTGCAACACGGCCAGCAACTCAAGGGTGGCGTCGAAAAGCACTTGGGCGATTTGGGCTTCCAGATCAAGGTCACGGCCAATGAATCGCACCTGTGCTGCGGCTCAGCCGGCACCTACAGCGTGCTCAACCCGGATCTGTCCAAACAACTGCGCGACCGCAAGCTGGGCCACCTGAACGCGCTGGAGCCGCAAGGCGTGATCAGCGCCAACATTGGCTGCATCACCCACCTGCAAAGCGGCAGCGGCTTGCCTGTGCGGCATTGGGTGGAGTTGTTGGACGAGGCGCTGCTGGCCGGGTGAAGATCCCATTGAGGTAAAACAAAATTGACATGATTGGATTTCATGGTAAACTTTGTCTTATGTCGAAGCCTGCTCAAGCCACAGAAATTCTGCCTGCTGCGGTTGCCCGCGCACTGAAAGACCTGGGCGAAAACTTGGCCCTGGCCCGCCAGCGCCGCAATGAAAGCCAGCGTGCCTGGGCCAGCCGCCTGTCGGTTTCGGTGCCTACGCTCATTCGCATGGAAAAAGGCGACCCGTCAGTCGGCATGGGCGTCTACGCCACGGCCCTTTGGCTCATGGGCCGACATGCCGCCTTGCCTGAGGTGGCGGCACCTGCACAAGATTTGAATGCTTTGGAGCAAGACATTGAGGCCGTACGCCAGCGCAGTAAACGCTTGTCGCGTAAACCGAAGCAAGTGCTGTGATTCCATTTCAAGAGGGACCCCATCGTTTCCAATACCGTGTTGCGGCGATCGTGATGGATTCAGGTCAGCTTTTGTTGCATCGGGTATCAGGTGATGCTTTTTGGACATTGCCCGGTGGTCGGGTGAATGTGGGTGAGTCAGCACAAGCAGCGCTTTGTCGGGAGTTTGAAGAGGAGCTTGGTACAAGCATTGAGTGTGGCCACCTCGCTTGTGTCGGAGAAAACTTCTTCCGTCATGACCAAGCAAGTCACCATGAAATTGGTTTGTATTTTTACGCCGGGCTACCCGCTGACTCAAGTTACAACGACAAGCGCATGACGTTCAAAGGCGTAGAGACCAACAGGCAGCTTGAGTTCAAGTGGTTTGAAACCCAGCAGTTGCACCATGTGGACATGCGACCCCAAGTGGCACGAGACGGCCTGGCCACAATGACATTGCCACACCACTTTGTGCAGCACCTTTGAGGGTGAGTGAGGCCACCCTGTGATTGCGAACGCACAATTTCGCAAGCCTAACCAGTCCATTGAAGTGCACCGACTGCGTGCGTTTCGTTTGTTAGCCCATCACCCCGCCAGAACCCCAGCGATATCGCCCACGGAAATCACCTCAACCCCATCGGCGAAAGGCCAGCGCTGCTGCACGGGGGCGACGATGTAGGTTTTGTCGGGTTGCACGTCTTGCAGGGATTGCCAGAAGCCTTTGGTGACTTTGGGCGCGACGCTGAACTTGATTTCGAAACCGATTTTTCGCTGCCCGGTTTCCACCACCACATCCAGTTCGGCACCCACCGCTGTTCTGTAAAACGACAAGCTGGCCCCAGTGGGCAAGTGGGCGGCAATCTGGTCGATGACGAAGCCTTCCCAGGACGCACCTGTCATGGGGTGGCCTTGCAGGTCGTCCGGATTGCTCAAACCCAGCAGGCTGTGCAGCAGACCGCTGTCGCGAACATAAACCTTGGGAGCCTTGACCAAACGCTTGCCTAGGTTGGCGTGGTAGGGCTCGAGTTTTCTGACCAGCAAGGCACCCACCATGTGATCTAGCCAGCGACTGACTGTGGGGGCGCTCACGTCCAGAGAGTTGGCGATGGCCGATGCATTGAACAGTTGGCCATGAACATGTGCCAGCATGCGCCAAAAACGGCGCAGACTTTCGGCATCTACGCGCAAGCCCAGAGCGGGCAAATCGGTGTGCAGCAGGTGGCGGATGAACGCATCACGCCAGGCCCAAGAGGCGTGCGAGTCAACGGCGGTGAAGCTGGGCGGAAAGCCGCCGCGCACCCACAAGTCCTGCACGGTGCTGAGGTCGGAGCCGACTTCGTTGACGAGGAGCGGGAACATGTCAATCAGACTCAGCCTTCCGGCCAAGGATTGGGATTGGCGCAGCAATTCAAACGAAGCCGAGCCCAGCAAGACGAAACGCCCGGGGCGACGGATGCGGTCGATTTCACCGCGCAACACCGAAAACAACTGCGGTGCATTTTGAACTTCGTCCAGGATCACGAGCCGGTTTGCGTGGGCTTGCAGAAACAGCGGGCCCTCGCCCAGGCGTGCCTGATCTTGTGGGGATTCCAGGTCCAGATATAGGGCATTTGGATGGGTTTCCAGCAGAGCACGGGCCAAGGTGGTTTTGCCAATCTGGCGCGGCCCCAAAATGGCAACAGCCGGGCTCCAAGTGAGGTGTGAGGCCAGTGTGTTTTGGGCGATGCGTTTAAACATCCTTGTATTTTAAATATACGATATTCAAAATACAAGGATAAATCGACTTTCTACAAGCATCTGGCCCAAACTCGCCTGAAATCCCGCGCAGAGCCAAAGCCGCAGACCTCGGCCAGTTGCTCCTGGGTCAGTGCCGGGTTGTGCGCCATCAACTCTTGCGCACGCGCCATGCGCAGTTGCTGCTGGTAGTCCAGCACGCTGATGCCGGTGTACTGCATGAAAAGGCGTGACAAATGCCGGGGGCTCACGAAGGCCACATCAGCCAGCTCGGGCAGTGACCATCGGCGGGCCGGGTCTTGGACAAGACTTGTCGTGAGGGCGTCTTGTGCGCGGTGCACCGCCGGGTGCATGTGGTTGCGGTGCGCCAGCCAAGGAGAAAGCTGTGGGTCGTTGGGGCCGCGCCGTGTGTACATCACCAAGCGCCGCGCCACTTGCGCTGCCAGTGCGGCATTGGCCACTTGTTCAACGATGTAAAGCGCCAGATCGATGCCGGTGGTGATGCCTGCGCTGGTCAGCACACGGCCGTCATCCACAAAAATCCGGTCGGCTTGCACTTGTGCGGTGGGGGCCAAGGCTTGCAAATCATCAAGGAGCGTGTGGTGTGTGGTGCAGCGCAGGCCGTCGAGTTGGCCCGCCATGGCCAGCAGCAAAGCACCCGAGCAAATGCTGGCCAGTCGTGTGTCGGGCAGCACCGCGGATTGCAGCCATTGCACCACTTGCTGTGCTGCTGGAGTGGCGTAGTCTTCTTGCTCGTGGCTGTTGCCGGTGATCAGCACCAGGGAGTTCGGTGGCAGACGCTGGGGCAGAGGCTCAATGTCGGCCAGTTGCGTGCCCAGCGATGTTTTCACGCCAGAGCACGGTCCGCAGGTGTGCATGACAAGCGGTGCGCCCATGTCGCGAGCCATGCGCAGCGCTTCGGCAGGACCTGCATAGTCGAGTAACAGCACGCCGGGTGTGAGGACCAAGTATATGGTCAGCGGGGTGGTCATTTCCGAGATCAAGCCAGTGGAAGGCAGCCCTGCGGTTTGAACACCCGTTCGGTCGATGCAGGGTTGTTGAGCAGCTTGGCCGCAGGGCGCACCGGGCGGCGCACCAGTTCGCCACCGCAATTGGGGCAGATGCCCTGCAAGCGCGTGTCTGCACACTCGACGCAAAAGGTGCATTCAAAAGAGCAAATCCGCGCTTCCAGCGCCTCAGGCGGCAGGTCGCGGTTGCAGCATTCGCAGTTGGGGCGCAGTTGGAGCATGGGGTTTCCTGGTGGGCGATTCAAAGGCTGGACAGACAAGTATCCACGTTCACGATGCGCGCAAAGCGGTCAGCCAAGACCAACTCGGTGCGCGTGGTGATGTCTTGGGTGCTGAAAGTCTGGCCGGTGCCTTTGTGCGTCATCGGGAAAGTCAGCGTCGCTTCGGACACAAAGTCCACCGCGTAGCCCAGGTCCGAGGCCACACGGGCCGTGGTCTCGCAACATTGCTCGGTGCGGATGCCGCTGATGATGAGCCGCTGCACGCCTTGACGGCGCAGCCAGTTGTCGAGCCCGGTGTCGGTGAAGGCGTTGTGCACATGCTTGTCAAAGCGTGCGGCGGGCTCGCCCGGCAGCCAGTCCATGGCACGGATCAGGCCCGACTCGGCACGAAAAGGCGCATCGTCGTCGATGTGAAAAATGTGCACCACCGGTACATCCGCTGCGCGACAACCTGCTTCCAGTTTCAACAGCGCTTGTTGAAATGGCGCGAGTTGTCCAGACGACCAATACGGCATGCGCAAGAATGACTGCTGCACATCGATGATGAGCAGAGCGGATTTTTGGTGTGTGTGTTGGCTGGTCATGGTGCGCTGGTGTGGGCGTTGAACATGTGTCCATTGTGCGAATCAGACACAAC
Protein-coding regions in this window:
- a CDS encoding helix-turn-helix domain-containing protein, with the translated sequence MTTPLTIYLVLTPGVLLLDYAGPAEALRMARDMGAPLVMHTCGPCSGVKTSLGTQLADIEPLPQRLPPNSLVLITGNSHEQEDYATPAAQQVVQWLQSAVLPDTRLASICSGALLLAMAGQLDGLRCTTHHTLLDDLQALAPTAQVQADRIFVDDGRVLTSAGITTGIDLALYIVEQVANAALAAQVARRLVMYTRRGPNDPQLSPWLAHRNHMHPAVHRAQDALTTSLVQDPARRWSLPELADVAFVSPRHLSRLFMQYTGISVLDYQQQLRMARAQELMAHNPALTQEQLAEVCGFGSARDFRRVWARCL
- a CDS encoding XRE family transcriptional regulator, encoding MSKPAQATEILPAAVARALKDLGENLALARQRRNESQRAWASRLSVSVPTLIRMEKGDPSVGMGVYATALWLMGRHAALPEVAAPAQDLNALEQDIEAVRQRSKRLSRKPKQVL
- the amt gene encoding ammonium transporter is translated as MKKLFATLALGLSLGLGLFGATSVATAQTAPAAVTAPAAEAKPEAAPAAAAAEAAPAAVPNKGDIAWMMVATILVIMMVIPGLALFYGGLVRSKNMLSVLMQVVVTFSMITVLWFIYGYSLAFTEGNAFIGGFDRLFMKGIWDNAAGTFANAATFSKGVVIPEISFAAFQATFAGITCALIVGAFAERIKFSAVLAFMVLWFTFSYLPVAHMVWFWMGPDAYTAKEVADEMTSKAGLIWQWGALDFAGGTVVHINAAVAGLVGAFMVGKRVGYGREAMAPHSLTLTMVGASLLWVGWFGFNAGSALEANGFAALAFINTLVATAGAVLAWCVGEAMMRGKASMLGAASGAVAGLVAITPAAGNVGIGGGLVIGIVAGFACLWGVNGLKKMLGADDSLDVFGVHGVGGIVGALLTGVFNSPALGGPSAVGDWVTVAMIAPDAYSIAGQVWTQAKAVLLTIVWSGVVSVVAFKIVDLTIGLRVTEEEEREGLDIASHGESAYHG
- the glcE gene encoding glycolate oxidase subunit GlcE, translated to MEAELNTLIDAVRQAAADGRTLRLRGGGSKDFWGQSLTDEVLDTRAYQGIVSYEPSELVVTARCGTPLAELEAALAEKGQCLAFEPPHFGPGATVGGMVAAGLSGPARATAGAVRDFVLGARFINGLGEHLTFGGQVMKNVAGYDVSRLMAGSWGTLGLITEVSLKVLPVAPAEATLMIAGLAQGPALDLLHRWGGQPLPLNASAWVRDTTAQPVADYLFVRLRGAVAAVQSATGKMAADAMALGEQVQAMDNAEAAQDWRASAEQSLAFFDAPNPDACLWRLSVPQTAPVLDLPYATYIEWQGAQRWLWAPATAAVALRELAQSVGGHATLFRASAAHAEVDKAVGVNSPLDTVQQRVQQQLQKQFDPKGVFATGRMHPL
- a CDS encoding NUDIX domain-containing protein; the protein is MIPFQEGPHRFQYRVAAIVMDSGQLLLHRVSGDAFWTLPGGRVNVGESAQAALCREFEEELGTSIECGHLACVGENFFRHDQASHHEIGLYFYAGLPADSSYNDKRMTFKGVETNRQLEFKWFETQQLHHVDMRPQVARDGLATMTLPHHFVQHL
- a CDS encoding DUF1272 domain-containing protein — its product is MLQLRPNCECCNRDLPPEALEARICSFECTFCVECADTRLQGICPNCGGELVRRPVRPAAKLLNNPASTERVFKPQGCLPLA
- a CDS encoding isochorismatase family protein; its protein translation is MTSQHTHQKSALLIIDVQQSFLRMPYWSSGQLAPFQQALLKLEAGCRAADVPVVHIFHIDDDAPFRAESGLIRAMDWLPGEPAARFDKHVHNAFTDTGLDNWLRRQGVQRLIISGIRTEQCCETTARVASDLGYAVDFVSEATLTFPMTHKGTGQTFSTQDITTRTELVLADRFARIVNVDTCLSSL
- the glcF gene encoding glycolate oxidase subunit GlcF; its protein translation is MQTNLAPEYQNTPDGLAAEAILRKCVHCGFCTATCPTYQLLGDELDGPRGRIYLMKAVLEGETPTRKTQMHLDRCLTCRNCESTCPSGVQYGHLVDIGRKLVDAKVERPAGEKLVRWALKEGLPSPLFAPAMKMGQMVRGLLPDSLKAKVPAPQNAGAWPTRTHARKVLMLAGCVQPSMSPNINTATARVLDAAGIQAVTAPKAGCCGAVKFHLNDHDGGKDHMRANIDAWWPLVESGDVEAIVMNASGCGVMVKDYGHVLKDDPHYADKAARIGALTRDLSELLPELVPLLKDKLKPEALQAAGLQAYHPPCTLQHGQQLKGGVEKHLGDLGFQIKVTANESHLCCGSAGTYSVLNPDLSKQLRDRKLGHLNALEPQGVISANIGCITHLQSGSGLPVRHWVELLDEALLAG
- a CDS encoding SMP-30/gluconolactonase/LRE family protein, whose product is MHASDLSSPTWAAITTEPNGLGESPFWHPQEQHLYWVDIPGQRIGRVAVQGLQTQGPVAYWPLAQEPGCIAPVQGGGLVMALRDGIYLAREWGGSLLQLAAAPYDTAKLRFNDGKCDAQGRFWAGSLYEPKDQALGVLYMLDGQGLHAMVGGEKDGGNHGVVTANGLAWSPDGRTAYWADTAAHQVRAFDVDAATGQLSAGRVFHQMTPKPAGWVWGSAAPYGGRPDGAAVDAEGCYWSAQYEGGRLLRIAPSGQVLAEVPTPALCPTMPCFGGADMKTLFITTSRQGRSEAELAQYPGSGCVWAMRVEVAGLPVNGFKVQTYKKLADWGIEPLPARGTQITNELIDRLRDAEGI
- a CDS encoding ATP-binding protein gives rise to the protein MFKRIAQNTLASHLTWSPAVAILGPRQIGKTTLARALLETHPNALYLDLESPQDQARLGEGPLFLQAHANRLVILDEVQNAPQLFSVLRGEIDRIRRPGRFVLLGSASFELLRQSQSLAGRLSLIDMFPLLVNEVGSDLSTVQDLWVRGGFPPSFTAVDSHASWAWRDAFIRHLLHTDLPALGLRVDAESLRRFWRMLAHVHGQLFNASAIANSLDVSAPTVSRWLDHMVGALLVRKLEPYHANLGKRLVKAPKVYVRDSGLLHSLLGLSNPDDLQGHPMTGASWEGFVIDQIAAHLPTGASLSFYRTAVGAELDVVVETGQRKIGFEIKFSVAPKVTKGFWQSLQDVQPDKTYIVAPVQQRWPFADGVEVISVGDIAGVLAG